A single Penaeus chinensis breed Huanghai No. 1 chromosome 42, ASM1920278v2, whole genome shotgun sequence DNA region contains:
- the LOC125048007 gene encoding crustacyanin-A2 subunit-like produces MLTVLISALLVAVVSADAIPEFLVPGKCANVAIQDNFDLRMYSGRWYQTSIIDNPYQPFTRCIHSNFEYAALDNGFQVTTAGFSPSNDYLRMLGKIYPTKDFPAAHMLVDFPSSIAAPFQVVATDYHTYSCVYSCIAFNNYKAEFGFVYSRTPQTSGPATERCAAVFSANGVDVSAFKPVPHTAECVYRA; encoded by the exons ATGCTGACCGTACTCATTTCTGCTCTCCTTGTGGCTGTGGTCTCGGCTGACGCCATTCCCGAGTTCCTGGTCCCCGGGAAATGTGCAAATGTGGCCATCCAAGACAACTTCGACCTTCGCATG TATTCTGGCCGGTGGTATCAGACCTCCATCATCGACAACCCTTACCAACCCTTCACTCGCTGCATCCACTCCAACTTCGAGTACGCAGCCTTGGACAACGGATTCCAAGTCACCACAGCTGGCTTTAGCCCTTCCAACGACTACCTCAGGATGCTGGGCAAGATCTACCCGACCAAGGACTTCCCAGCTGCACACATGCTCGTTGACTTCCCATCCT CCATTGCCGCTCCCTTCCAAGTGGTCGCCACCGACTACCACACCTACTCCTGCGTGTACTCCTGCATCGCCTTCAACAATTACAAGGCTGAGTTTGGCTTCGTCTACTCCCGCACTCCGCAGACCTCCGGGCCGGCGACTGAGAGGTGCGCAGCCGTGTTCAGCGCCAACGGAGTCGACGTTTCTGCGTTCAAGCCAGTCCCCCACACGGCGGAATGCGTCTACAGGGCCTGA